One window of the Balaenoptera ricei isolate mBalRic1 chromosome X, mBalRic1.hap2, whole genome shotgun sequence genome contains the following:
- the LOC132357729 gene encoding small nuclear ribonucleoprotein E-like, protein MAYRGQGQKVQKVQKVMVQPINLIFRYLQNRSRIQVWLYEQVNMRIEGCIIGFDGYMNLILDDAEEIHSKTKSRKQLSRIMLKGDNITVLQSVSN, encoded by the coding sequence ATGGCGTACCGGGGCCAGGGCCAGAAGGTGCAGAAGGTGCAGAAGGTGATGGTGCAGCCCATCAATCTCATCTTCAGATACTTGCAAAATAGATCTCGGATTCAGGTGTGGCTTTATGAGCAAGTGAATATGCGGATAGAGGGCTGTATCATTGGTTTTGATGGGTATATGAACCTCATATTAGATGATGCAGAAGAGATTCATTCTAAAACAAAGTCAAGAAAACAGCTGAGTCGGATCATGCTAAAAGGAGATAACATTACTGTGCTCCAAAGTGTCTCCAACTAG